A part of Terriglobia bacterium genomic DNA contains:
- a CDS encoding CpsB/CapC family capsule biosynthesis tyrosine phosphatase, whose protein sequence is MIDIHCHPLPETDDGAKTFDIAVAMCRMAAKDGTTHLVATPHCNYRYPFDAQANRTRLEKLQAAVGDSPKLLLGCDFHLSYENLRKLDEDGTAFSINSTRYLLVEFADHFIPEQMDNVFYQIEVAGFTSILTHPERNPVIQRKPELLYHWVMRGCLVQITAMSYLGGFGPKAQALSEEWLNRNLVHFFASDGHDLIRRPPVLSACYNKVASDRSKEVADLLLEANPAAVINGAPLPAQAQPLDLKESSRKKNWFSIFRR, encoded by the coding sequence ATGATCGACATCCACTGCCATCCGCTGCCGGAAACGGACGATGGGGCGAAGACGTTTGATATCGCGGTAGCCATGTGCCGAATGGCGGCAAAGGACGGAACCACTCACCTGGTTGCCACCCCTCACTGTAATTACCGGTATCCGTTCGACGCCCAAGCCAATCGTACCCGGCTGGAAAAGCTTCAGGCCGCTGTGGGAGATTCTCCAAAGCTTTTGTTGGGCTGCGATTTCCATCTCTCTTACGAAAATCTTCGCAAACTGGACGAAGATGGGACTGCCTTCTCTATCAACAGTACGCGCTATCTGCTGGTGGAATTTGCTGATCACTTTATTCCCGAACAGATGGACAACGTCTTTTATCAAATCGAGGTGGCAGGCTTCACGTCAATACTCACTCATCCGGAGCGCAACCCCGTCATACAACGTAAGCCGGAATTGCTTTATCACTGGGTCATGCGTGGTTGCCTGGTCCAGATCACTGCGATGTCCTACCTCGGCGGCTTTGGCCCGAAGGCACAGGCGCTATCTGAAGAGTGGCTCAATCGCAACCTCGTTCATTTTTTTGCCTCCGACGGTCACGATCTGATACGCCGGCCACCAGTATTGTCCGCCTGTTACAACAAAGTTGCCTCAGACCGGAGTAAAGAGGTTGCCGACCTCCTGCTGGAGGCGAATCCCGCGGCGGTGATTAACGGAGCGCCTCTTCCTGCGCAAGCGCAACCTCTCGATCTCAAAGAATCATCCCGAAAAAAAAACTGGTTTTCGATTTTTCGCCGATAA